CCGGAAGCGCCGGAGGTCGGGCACCTCGACCTCGGACGGGGGCGAGGCCGGAGGATTTCGAGGGTAGTTGCGGCTACACGAGCGGGTTTGTGCGCATATGGGGGAACTGAGCTGCGCGGAGGGGGAATCCGCGGATTGACCGGAAGAGAGGCGTGGGGGGTTGGACGTGCGCCTCGGAGCGGTCAGGAATACGGGCGGGGACGTGCGCGGCGGGTTACTGGCGGAGGCGGAACTGATGCCGGAAGTACCAGGACTAGCAGAACTAGCAGGGCTAGCAGGGCTAGCAGGGACTACCGCACCGCGACGCTGTCGTTCAGCGGTGCTCGGCCCGTGGCCTGGTCAGCGGCTCGGCGTTCCGCCTCGACGAAGAAGGCGCGGCGGGCACCCTCGGCCGAGCGCGGCTGGACGGGACCGCTCCACCGGCCGTACGAGGCGGTCGGGTCCCCGGGCTGGACGACCCGCGCGGTGAACCCGTACGACGCCAGGAACTCCTCGGGACGGTCCGTGCCGAACAGCCACGGGCAGCCCCAGCGGTTGAAGACGTCGAGTTGTCCGGACAGGGCGTCGACGCTGGCGAGGTCGAGCCCCACCGTACTGCCCGGGGTGGTGAAGTCCCTTACCTGAGCGAGCACTTGACGTACCGCGGACTCGGGAAGGTAGTAGAGCAGCCCCTCCATCAGCCAGGCCGAGGGCAGCTCCGGGTCGTATCCGGCCGCGAGCAGCCGCTTGCCCCAGTCCGGGTCCGCGAGGTCGGCCCGGACCGTACGGTGATCGGCGCGCGGCGGCACATCGGCGAGACGGTCCTCCTTGTACGCGATGACAGGCGCCCGGTCGAGTTCGAAGTAGCGCAGCCCTTCGGGCCAGTCGAGCCGGTAGGCACGGCAGTCCATGCCGGAGGCGAGCGAGACCACCTGGGGCACCTCGCGCGCGGCCGCCTGCAGCCAGTCGTCGAAGTACCGGGTACGGATGGCGATGACATCGCCGACACTCAGCAACCTGAGCTGCTGCTCCGTGACCTGCACTCCGTCGAGCATCTCCGCGAGAAGCCCCACCCCCGCCTCACCGCTGAGCGACTCCGCGTACGGATCCGTGTGAATCCGGTCCGCACGCCGGTGCTCGACGGCCCGAATCGCCGCTGTGAGCAACGAAGTTCGCCCCACTGCGTCGATGTCGGTTTCCCGATGGACGTCCCGACCGGTGTCCCGGCTGACTCCCCGGTTGGCATCTCGGCCGGCGTCGCGCTCGGCATCCCCTTCTGTTTCTGTGTCCGGGCGGGGGTGCGCTCCCGGCTCCCGCTCCGTCCCCGGCGCGGCCTCCGGCCGGGTCACCTCATCCGTCACGATCGACTCACGTCGCTGGCTCATCTCGCCCAACTCCCCATAGGTCACGGGCTCGCGCCTCGATGGCAGAAGGGCATGAAGATAGCGACTGAAACGGAATGGCGGGTGTCCGGAAAGACATGCCGCGCCGCAGTTGCACTCGGCCGGGTCGGAGGGCGCGGCCGGTGAACCGCGGGGCTGCGCGGGGCTACTTCGCGTCGTCGGCGACCGGGTCCGGGCGCGCCATTCGGGAGCGAATACGGAACCAGATCTCGGTGTTCGGTGTCCTGACGTACGCCCCGGCAGGGGAAGTTGGAGCGCGTCCTACTGATCCCGGGTGCTAGACCTGAGTCCGGTGGAAGTTGAGGAACGAGCGGGAGGCGGTCGGGCCGCGCTGACCCTGGTAGCGGGAGCCGTAACGCTCGGATCCGTAGGGGTGCTCGGCGGGCGAGCTCAGCCGGAACATGCACAGCTGCCCGATCTTCATGCCCGGCCACAGCTTGATCGGCAGCGTGGCGAGGTTGGACAGCTCAAGCGTGACGTGCCCGGAGAACCCCGGGTCGATGAACCCGGCGGTGGAGTGCGTCACCAGACCGAGCCGCCCGAGCGAACTCTTGCCCTCCAGCCGCGAGGCGAGGTCGTCCGGCAGCGTGATGACCTCGTACGTCGAAGCCAGCACGAACTCACCGGGATGCAGGATGAACGGCTCGTCGCCCTCCGGCTCCACGAGCCGCGTCAGGTCGGCCTGCTCGATGGCGGGGTCGATGTGCGGGTAGCGGTGATTCTCGAACACCCGGAAGTAGCGGTCGAGCCGCACGTCGATGCTCGACGGCTGCACCATCACATCGTCGTACGGATCGATACGCACCCGTCCCGCGTCGATCTCGGCCCGGATGTCCTTGTCTGAGAGAAGCACGCCCCGAGGATACGCAGAGCCCGGCGCCCACTCACAACGCGGCACCGGTGAGGTGCGGGCGCGGTCCAGGTGAGGTCCGTGTGAGGGGCGCCGGGCGGATCGGGCGGATCGCGCCCGAGGTCAGCGTGCGACAAGGCCCGAGGTCAGCGTGCGACAAGGGCGGACAGGCCCTATGGGCGCGTCAGCGCCGGCGGCCACCCACCGGCACGGCCTGCCGCAGCCGCGCACACTGAGGGCACCGAATGAGCCGACCAGGCCCGAGCCGCCCCGCCTGCTGCATCGGAAACGAAGTGGTGCTGAACACGTGCCCCTCGGCACAACGGACGACGGTGCGCTCGGTCAAGTCCCTGGTTTCCCTTCCCCACGAACGTTGATCAACCTGAACATCACGAATCAACGCGAACGACATCGAGTCAACATGAACATCATCGATGCCGCGAATGCCTTGAACGCCACAACCAGCACGGCCAGTTCAGGTTCTTTCGGACTTCCGGACTGCTCTTCCTGATCGCTCGATCCCTACCGAGCGAGCGGCACGGGCAACCAGGGCAAGGCGGACAAACCACCCGAACGTACCGAAGAACCGCATAGATACGCCGAGTTCACCCGGCCGACCCCGACCCGAACCAACTTCAGGAAAGCCACATTACGAGATGAACGGGACACCACTCCAGGCGGCTCACCGCCCCTACGGGGGTCACCCCCGGACACCCATCCGAACCTCTGCACACCGCCCGCCGGGCACCCAC
This is a stretch of genomic DNA from Streptomyces sp. NA04227. It encodes these proteins:
- a CDS encoding SAM-dependent methyltransferase; this translates as MSQRRESIVTDEVTRPEAAPGTEREPGAHPRPDTETEGDAERDAGRDANRGVSRDTGRDVHRETDIDAVGRTSLLTAAIRAVEHRRADRIHTDPYAESLSGEAGVGLLAEMLDGVQVTEQQLRLLSVGDVIAIRTRYFDDWLQAAAREVPQVVSLASGMDCRAYRLDWPEGLRYFELDRAPVIAYKEDRLADVPPRADHRTVRADLADPDWGKRLLAAGYDPELPSAWLMEGLLYYLPESAVRQVLAQVRDFTTPGSTVGLDLASVDALSGQLDVFNRWGCPWLFGTDRPEEFLASYGFTARVVQPGDPTASYGRWSGPVQPRSAEGARRAFFVEAERRAADQATGRAPLNDSVAVR
- the dcd gene encoding dCTP deaminase, giving the protein MLLSDKDIRAEIDAGRVRIDPYDDVMVQPSSIDVRLDRYFRVFENHRYPHIDPAIEQADLTRLVEPEGDEPFILHPGEFVLASTYEVITLPDDLASRLEGKSSLGRLGLVTHSTAGFIDPGFSGHVTLELSNLATLPIKLWPGMKIGQLCMFRLSSPAEHPYGSERYGSRYQGQRGPTASRSFLNFHRTQV